One genomic segment of Novisyntrophococcus fermenticellae includes these proteins:
- a CDS encoding glycoside hydrolase family 88 protein — MDELQWAGAVSEKIKKKLEITARRNAHKIPYTTKDGVFDDKSKDEICWWTNGFWGGIMWQMYHATGNELYLNIAKSNEKELDRNLMDAQGMDHDSGFKWLPTAVCDYRITGDLDARNRGLLAAGNLAGRFNPAGSFIRAWNDNGDAGKAGWAIIDCMMNLPLLYWAYAETKDSRFQQIAAAHADMAERYFVRPDGSVNHIVAFDPVSGKFVETFGGQGYAAGSSWTRGQAWALYGFILSYIHTKKESYLDTAKHVANYFIANIGPDALIPVDFRQPEECGLEDSTASAIAACGLLEIEKYVPQNEKHIYHQAAIRLLQVLDEKRCNWEENSDNILEKCTGAFHDEEHEYSIIYGDYYFIEAIWKLTGQEIFIW; from the coding sequence ATGGACGAATTACAATGGGCAGGGGCAGTATCAGAAAAAATTAAGAAAAAGCTTGAAATCACAGCCAGGAGAAATGCACATAAGATTCCTTACACAACAAAAGACGGGGTTTTTGACGACAAATCCAAGGATGAGATTTGCTGGTGGACAAATGGTTTCTGGGGTGGAATTATGTGGCAGATGTATCATGCCACAGGAAATGAGTTATATCTCAATATCGCTAAGTCAAATGAAAAGGAATTAGACCGTAATCTGATGGACGCGCAGGGAATGGACCATGACAGTGGCTTCAAATGGCTTCCAACGGCGGTTTGCGATTATCGGATTACAGGAGATTTGGATGCACGGAACAGAGGACTTCTGGCAGCCGGCAATCTTGCAGGACGTTTCAATCCGGCCGGTTCATTTATCCGTGCGTGGAATGATAACGGAGATGCGGGCAAAGCCGGATGGGCAATCATAGACTGTATGATGAACCTGCCCTTGCTGTACTGGGCATACGCAGAGACAAAAGATTCGCGGTTTCAGCAGATTGCGGCTGCACATGCCGATATGGCAGAAAGATACTTCGTGCGTCCGGATGGCTCTGTAAACCATATCGTGGCCTTTGACCCTGTATCCGGAAAATTTGTTGAAACCTTCGGCGGGCAAGGATACGCGGCAGGCTCCTCCTGGACGAGGGGACAGGCATGGGCACTTTATGGATTCATACTAAGCTACATACATACGAAGAAGGAATCCTACCTGGATACTGCAAAACATGTGGCAAATTATTTTATTGCAAATATTGGACCAGATGCACTGATACCTGTGGATTTCAGACAGCCTGAAGAATGCGGGCTCGAAGACAGTACTGCATCTGCAATTGCGGCTTGTGGGCTGCTTGAGATTGAGAAATATGTTCCGCAGAATGAAAAGCATATCTATCATCAGGCAGCCATACGACTGCTGCAGGTGCTGGATGAAAAACGTTGTAACTGGGAGGAAAACAGTGATAATATTCTGGAAAAATGTACAGGAGCGTTTCATGATGAGGAACACGAATATTCGATTATCTATGGGGATTATTATTTTATAGAAGCGATATGGAAATTGACCGGACAGGAAATTTTTATCTGGTAA
- a CDS encoding IS3 family transposase yields MTTKELPASVGAKLLDINRTSIYYKGTPVSEEELACKEIIDHLHTDNPTWGARQMSAQLKLRGYHVGRRKARRYMSEMDIHPIYPKMNLSKRMQQAKVFPYLLRNAVIDKPNQAWSIDITYIPIRHGFLYLTAVIDWYSRCIVGWEVDDTLDTRMVVNALKKAFKVAKPQILNSDQGCQFTSQQYIEFLKKNGIRQSMDGKSRWADNIMIERWFRSFKYEEAYLTQYNNIKEARAAIGRYIFTYNFERCHSALDYQKPAECYYPAMLLPYVA; encoded by the coding sequence TTGACGACTAAAGAATTACCTGCTTCTGTCGGGGCAAAGCTCCTGGATATCAACCGCACCAGCATTTATTACAAAGGAACGCCTGTATCAGAGGAAGAACTGGCTTGTAAAGAGATCATTGATCACCTTCACACAGATAATCCGACCTGGGGTGCCAGGCAGATGTCAGCACAGTTGAAGCTTCGTGGTTATCATGTTGGTCGCCGGAAAGCACGCCGCTACATGAGCGAAATGGACATTCATCCAATCTACCCAAAGATGAACCTTTCGAAGCGGATGCAGCAAGCTAAGGTATTCCCTTATCTTCTCCGCAATGCTGTCATAGACAAGCCTAATCAGGCTTGGTCGATTGACATTACATATATTCCCATCCGGCATGGATTTTTGTACCTGACTGCTGTAATCGACTGGTACAGCCGCTGTATTGTCGGCTGGGAAGTCGATGATACACTTGATACCCGAATGGTTGTCAATGCCTTGAAAAAGGCTTTTAAGGTTGCAAAGCCACAAATTTTAAATTCCGATCAAGGATGTCAGTTTACAAGTCAACAATATATTGAATTCTTAAAGAAAAATGGAATTCGCCAAAGCATGGATGGGAAAAGCCGTTGGGCTGACAACATCATGATTGAACGCTGGTTTCGTAGCTTCAAATATGAAGAAGCGTACCTTACACAATATAACAATATCAAAGAAGCCAGAGCCGCTATCGGACGATATATTTTCACTTATAATTTTGAAAGATGTCATTCTGCCCTTGACTATCAAAAACCGGCTGAATGCTACTACCCGGCAATGCTACTGCCCTATGTAGCTTGA
- a CDS encoding transposase produces MSRQRRNFSAKFKSDLVIELLKGEKDLNTLATENNIQPNLLRNWKKEFLNNASAAFDDKREENLKDKLAEERKEKSEYAKKVGQLTMQVDWLKKKSEEICGPDYESKFSPKPFDD; encoded by the coding sequence ATGTCCAGACAAAGAAGAAACTTTAGTGCCAAATTTAAATCAGACCTTGTGATTGAGTTACTTAAGGGAGAGAAAGATCTCAATACCCTTGCAACTGAAAATAATATTCAACCCAACTTACTCCGTAACTGGAAGAAAGAATTCCTAAACAACGCTTCTGCAGCATTTGACGACAAGCGAGAGGAAAACCTCAAAGATAAGCTTGCAGAAGAACGCAAAGAGAAGTCGGAGTATGCCAAAAAGGTTGGTCAGTTAACCATGCAGGTTGACTGGCTCAAAAAAAAATCTGAAGAAATTTGTGGACCTGACTACGAGAGTAAGTTTAGTCCAAAACCTTTTGACGACTAA
- a CDS encoding DUF47 domain-containing protein, whose product MKKSDMVYFDGFRDCVDCACRAAKFLEQVLVDYHIDTVKDQMDQLHELEHEGDTKKHEITRVLTKAFITPIEREDIVELSGKIDDITDSIEDVLMHIYVCQVPEIRPTAIEMVKVAIACCETLIIIMEEFADFKHSNKLNQNIIKINDLEEEGDRLYIKSMYDLHKNCTNPLEVIAWRDIFGYIEKCIDKCEDTADIVQMVVMKNS is encoded by the coding sequence ATGAAAAAAAGCGATATGGTTTATTTTGACGGCTTCAGGGATTGTGTAGACTGTGCCTGCCGCGCAGCAAAGTTTCTGGAACAGGTACTGGTTGATTATCATATAGATACAGTGAAAGACCAGATGGATCAGCTTCATGAACTGGAACATGAAGGAGATACAAAAAAGCATGAAATCACCCGGGTTTTAACGAAGGCCTTTATTACTCCGATTGAGCGGGAAGATATTGTGGAGCTAAGCGGTAAAATTGATGATATCACCGACTCTATAGAGGATGTGCTGATGCATATCTATGTCTGCCAGGTTCCGGAAATCCGTCCGACAGCCATCGAAATGGTCAAGGTTGCAATTGCATGCTGTGAAACTTTAATTATTATCATGGAAGAATTTGCAGATTTTAAGCATTCAAATAAACTGAACCAGAACATAATTAAGATTAATGATCTGGAGGAAGAAGGCGACAGGTTATATATCAAAAGCATGTACGACCTGCACAAGAACTGTACCAATCCGCTGGAAGTGATCGCATGGAGAGATATCTTCGGATATATCGAAAAGTGTATAGACAAATGTGAGGACACAGCTGATATCGTACAGATGGTAGTAATGAAAAATTCATAA
- a CDS encoding AraC family transcriptional regulator, whose amino-acid sequence MKELSNCKTSIKNAIEGNYFAIAHLYKEEKVMNMHIHDCYEVYYSVFGGKQFLIDNKFYSINPGDAFVINQYESHYISQVEKEVHERIVISIHPDFIKKISTKTTDLSDCFTKREKGFSHKISLDKEAQQRFLYYINKITSANGYGSDLIERTAFTELMLLLNNGYLVKHEEAAKMVSIKYNKQVDDIINYINQNLQEDISLEGISSQFYISTSYICRIFKSSTGMTINKYITARRISIAKSLLAEGLSVNEVCGQCGYNNYSNFVKAFTKTVGISPKKYANLSLS is encoded by the coding sequence ATGAAAGAACTGTCAAATTGTAAAACTTCCATAAAAAATGCAATTGAGGGAAATTACTTTGCCATCGCTCACCTATATAAAGAAGAAAAAGTCATGAATATGCATATCCATGATTGCTATGAAGTTTATTATTCTGTTTTTGGCGGAAAGCAATTTCTTATTGATAATAAGTTCTATTCTATTAACCCCGGAGATGCTTTTGTGATTAATCAGTATGAAAGCCATTATATATCCCAGGTTGAAAAAGAAGTGCATGAAAGAATTGTAATATCCATACATCCTGATTTTATTAAAAAAATTTCTACTAAGACTACGGATTTAAGTGATTGTTTTACAAAACGGGAAAAAGGGTTCAGCCATAAGATATCTTTGGATAAAGAGGCTCAGCAGCGTTTTTTATACTATATTAATAAAATCACTTCAGCAAACGGCTACGGAAGCGATCTTATTGAACGGACTGCCTTTACAGAATTAATGCTTTTATTAAATAATGGATATTTGGTAAAGCATGAAGAGGCGGCCAAAATGGTCAGTATAAAATACAATAAGCAGGTAGATGACATTATTAACTATATTAATCAGAACTTGCAGGAGGATATTTCGCTGGAGGGTATCTCATCTCAATTTTATATCAGTACTTCCTATATCTGCAGGATATTTAAATCTTCAACAGGTATGACCATTAATAAATATATCACTGCCAGAAGAATCAGTATAGCCAAGTCACTATTAGCGGAGGGCCTTAGTGTGAATGAAGTTTGTGGGCAGTGTGGATACAATAATTACAGTAATTTTGTAAAGGCATTTACAAAAACAGTTGGCATATCCCCTAAGAAATATGCCAACTTAAGTTTAAGCTGA
- a CDS encoding glycoside hydrolase family 20 zincin-like fold domain-containing protein codes for MYIIPRPQNLEISEERCCLPYFGNILIDTECAGEVYELARILQEDLIDNTGFVYNISRGKGKGPIFLSQDKKLKEEQYMLDIRKEEIRITGGSTQGILYGIQTLRQILSQEGGMLPCLSINDYPDMPVRGFYHDVTRGRVPTLNWLEKLADTLSYYKINQMQLYIEHSFLFESLSEVWRDDTPLTGEEIMELDQYCAVRGIELVPSLSSFGHLYKLLCTRQFRHLSERSDAGQEPFGFVSRMEHHTIDVSSEEGFELIRELLSEYMPLFSSKKFNIGADETFDLGKDKNRKRAEKEGVPALYMEYAGKLCAFVAEQGYTPLLWGDVMLQFPELVQNLPEGTICLNWGYSPLQTEDSTKTYAEHDVAQYVCPGVSGWNQLLNLMEGAYSNISRMCSYAMKYHAAGVLNTDWGDFGHINHPEFSIPGIIYGAAASWNYGAFPAYEEMNKEISRVAYRDESENIVGILGTLSKQQSFGWPDLVYWKERFHMASKEKRTEFWNRREEIIKTSGEKNHIIDDCICELTSSISSMDTKTRTMVPSFLIAAEGMRLLNQIGVLILETKKNLRKDLKESSLETARKLEEWYYRYKMLWRTVSKESELYRIGEVIFWCADYLREM; via the coding sequence ATGTACATAATTCCAAGACCACAGAATCTGGAAATCAGTGAGGAAAGATGCTGCCTTCCTTATTTTGGGAATATTTTGATTGATACGGAATGTGCGGGGGAGGTCTATGAACTGGCGCGAATACTTCAGGAAGACCTGATAGATAACACAGGGTTTGTTTACAATATTTCACGTGGGAAAGGGAAAGGGCCGATTTTTCTGTCACAGGATAAAAAACTGAAGGAAGAACAGTATATGCTGGATATCCGGAAAGAAGAGATTCGAATTACGGGCGGAAGTACACAGGGAATTCTTTATGGGATACAGACCTTGAGGCAGATTCTGTCTCAGGAGGGAGGAATGCTTCCCTGTCTTTCCATCAACGATTATCCTGACATGCCTGTCAGGGGATTTTACCATGATGTTACCAGAGGAAGGGTACCTACTTTAAACTGGCTGGAAAAGCTTGCCGATACGCTTAGCTATTATAAAATTAATCAGATGCAGTTATACATAGAACATAGCTTTCTGTTCGAAAGTTTAAGTGAAGTATGGAGAGACGATACACCGCTTACGGGTGAGGAGATTATGGAACTGGATCAATACTGTGCTGTAAGAGGGATTGAGCTGGTTCCGTCCCTGTCTTCTTTCGGACATCTGTATAAACTGTTATGTACCAGGCAGTTTCGGCATCTAAGCGAAAGAAGTGATGCAGGGCAGGAACCCTTTGGCTTCGTAAGCAGGATGGAGCATCACACAATCGATGTTTCCAGTGAAGAAGGTTTTGAACTGATCAGGGAGCTGCTGTCGGAATACATGCCTTTGTTTTCTTCTAAGAAGTTTAACATCGGGGCAGATGAAACCTTTGATCTCGGAAAAGATAAAAACCGGAAGAGAGCGGAGAAGGAAGGAGTGCCTGCACTTTATATGGAGTATGCAGGAAAGCTGTGCGCCTTCGTGGCAGAGCAGGGCTATACACCTTTGTTATGGGGAGATGTCATGCTCCAATTCCCCGAGCTTGTACAAAACCTGCCCGAAGGAACCATCTGCTTAAACTGGGGATATTCGCCCCTGCAGACAGAGGATTCCACAAAAACCTACGCAGAACATGATGTGGCCCAGTATGTGTGTCCGGGTGTGAGTGGCTGGAACCAGCTGCTGAATCTGATGGAGGGCGCTTACAGTAATATCAGCCGTATGTGCAGCTATGCAATGAAATACCATGCAGCAGGTGTGCTGAATACGGACTGGGGGGACTTTGGACACATTAATCATCCGGAATTCAGCATACCGGGAATCATCTATGGAGCTGCCGCCTCCTGGAATTACGGTGCATTTCCTGCTTATGAAGAGATGAATAAAGAAATTTCCAGAGTAGCGTACCGGGATGAATCCGAAAATATTGTCGGAATTCTGGGAACCTTAAGTAAGCAGCAGAGCTTTGGATGGCCGGATCTGGTATATTGGAAGGAACGCTTTCATATGGCTTCCAAAGAAAAACGTACGGAATTCTGGAATCGCCGGGAGGAGATAATCAAAACCTCCGGAGAAAAAAATCATATCATAGATGACTGCATCTGCGAATTGACCAGTAGTATCTCTTCTATGGATACGAAAACCAGAACTATGGTTCCGTCCTTTTTAATTGCAGCAGAAGGCATGCGGCTACTCAATCAGATTGGAGTGCTTATTCTCGAGACGAAAAAAAACCTGAGAAAAGACCTGAAAGAATCTTCACTTGAAACTGCCAGAAAACTGGAAGAGTGGTATTACAGATATAAGATGCTTTGGCGTACCGTAAGTAAGGAGTCAGAACTTTACAGGATTGGTGAAGTGATATTCTGGTGTGCAGATTATTTAAGAGAAATGTGA
- a CDS encoding IS1380 family transposase: protein MGAPNFLYPLLLELQDEYPETNLFLRGDSGFADVLMYEKLETNKTSYAIRLKENGRLRKLASEIEHELYEKTIQNQIDYAVVYGSINYIADSWHQPRRVAVKIEKPYGQMAHHYTFIVTNMELKDEDIIRFYCNRGRMENFIKECKLGFNMDSMNSHSMTVNANRLQISMLAYNLFNWFRRLVLPAKLRKLQIDTIRLKLFKIAAKLIHSARYLKFKLCSSCPYQEQFIKTLINIKNLDPKLE, encoded by the coding sequence ATAGGTGCACCTAACTTTTTGTATCCACTTTTGCTTGAGTTACAAGATGAGTATCCAGAAACAAACCTATTCCTTCGTGGTGATAGCGGCTTTGCTGATGTCCTCATGTATGAAAAACTTGAAACAAATAAAACGTCATATGCCATTCGATTAAAAGAAAATGGACGTCTGCGAAAACTTGCTTCTGAAATCGAACATGAACTTTATGAAAAGACAATCCAGAATCAAATCGACTATGCTGTGGTTTATGGTAGCATAAATTACATTGCAGATAGTTGGCACCAACCAAGGCGGGTTGCAGTAAAAATCGAAAAACCTTACGGTCAAATGGCACATCATTACACTTTTATCGTTACAAATATGGAACTAAAGGATGAAGATATCATTCGATTTTACTGTAATCGTGGTCGTATGGAAAACTTCATTAAAGAATGCAAGCTAGGTTTCAACATGGATTCCATGAACAGCCATAGTATGACAGTCAATGCAAATCGCCTTCAAATAAGTATGTTGGCGTATAACCTTTTTAATTGGTTTCGTCGACTTGTATTACCAGCAAAGTTGCGTAAACTGCAGATAGATACCATTCGATTAAAGCTGTTTAAAATAGCTGCAAAGCTAATTCATTCAGCACGATATCTTAAGTTCAAACTCTGTAGTAGCTGCCCTTATCAGGAGCAATTTATAAAAACACTAATTAACATTAAGAACTTAGATCCAAAGCTTGAATGA
- a CDS encoding helix-turn-helix domain-containing protein: MDYICVRNLTLSNESAFHEQLSLFLRENVAKAGISNSFKGFLYWDMYMCQAYDAMELGREIHAHFWHYNFKDYAFAAMLKESTKKYPAKELISPTLNTLCQYDKKHKTDLYHTLDVYLRQNCSATHTAKELYIQRSSVLKRLEKIKRLTHINLSMYEEKIYIILNYSR, from the coding sequence ATGGATTATATCTGCGTTCGTAATCTGACGTTGAGTAATGAATCGGCGTTTCATGAGCAGCTTTCCTTATTTCTGAGGGAGAATGTCGCAAAAGCGGGAATCAGCAATTCTTTTAAAGGTTTTTTATATTGGGATATGTACATGTGTCAGGCATACGATGCTATGGAACTCGGAAGAGAGATTCATGCACATTTCTGGCATTACAACTTTAAAGACTATGCCTTTGCAGCAATGCTCAAAGAGAGCACAAAAAAATATCCGGCAAAGGAGCTGATTTCCCCGACATTGAATACTCTTTGCCAATACGATAAGAAGCACAAAACAGATTTATATCACACACTGGATGTATATCTTCGGCAAAACTGCAGTGCTACACATACTGCAAAGGAATTGTATATTCAAAGATCATCTGTTCTGAAACGACTGGAAAAAATCAAGAGACTAACGCATATTAACTTAAGTATGTATGAAGAAAAAATATATATAATCCTGAATTATTCACGCTGA
- a CDS encoding gluconate 5-dehydrogenase, with the protein MKILDSFSLEGKVALVTGAAYGIGFAIAEAYASAGARVAFNCRSQEHMDIAMKNYNQKGIEAKGYICDVTDEKQVVDMVANIEKELGTIDILVNNAGIIKRIPMTDMSTEEFRQVIDVDLNAPFIVSKAVIPGMLKKGHGKIINICSMMSELGRETVSAYAAAKGGLKMLTKNIASEYGEFNIQCNGIGPGYIATPQTAPLREVQSDGSKHPFDQFIIGKTPAARWGEVEDLQGPAVFLASGASDFINGHILYVDGGILAYIGKQPK; encoded by the coding sequence ATGAAGATTTTGGATAGTTTCTCACTGGAAGGAAAAGTGGCATTAGTTACAGGGGCAGCTTATGGAATTGGGTTTGCCATTGCAGAGGCTTATGCATCAGCAGGAGCCAGGGTTGCTTTTAACTGTAGAAGCCAGGAGCATATGGATATTGCGATGAAAAACTATAACCAGAAAGGGATTGAAGCAAAAGGGTATATCTGCGATGTGACAGATGAAAAGCAGGTCGTAGATATGGTTGCAAATATTGAAAAGGAACTGGGGACAATTGATATTCTTGTGAATAATGCAGGTATCATCAAGAGGATACCCATGACCGACATGAGCACAGAGGAATTCCGGCAGGTGATAGACGTTGACTTAAATGCTCCTTTCATAGTGTCAAAAGCAGTCATACCAGGCATGCTGAAAAAAGGACATGGCAAGATTATCAATATCTGCTCTATGATGAGCGAATTAGGGAGAGAAACTGTTTCTGCATATGCAGCTGCAAAAGGTGGGCTCAAGATGCTGACAAAGAATATTGCATCGGAGTATGGCGAATTTAATATACAGTGTAACGGGATTGGGCCCGGATACATTGCGACGCCGCAGACAGCACCCTTAAGAGAAGTGCAGTCAGATGGGTCAAAACACCCATTTGACCAGTTCATTATAGGCAAGACTCCGGCAGCCCGCTGGGGAGAAGTTGAGGATCTGCAGGGTCCGGCTGTATTTCTTGCTTCGGGTGCTTCTGATTTTATCAATGGCCATATTCTCTATGTAGATGGTGGAATTCTCGCATATATTGGAAAGCAGCCGAAGTAG
- the kduI gene encoding 5-dehydro-4-deoxy-D-glucuronate isomerase produces the protein MEIRTATSPKDVKHYTTDRLREEFLIQKLFLPGEIKFVYSHNDRIIIGGAVPEAPIQLTAGEELKAEYFLQRREMGVINIGGKGSIIIDGKLYIVENREGMYIGMGAKEITFASEDINNPAKFYINSAPAHKTYKTVLIKPEGEEAEDVVIVKGANKVELGSLEESNHRTICKYILPGQVESCQLEMGMTKLEPGSVWNTMPCHTHERRMEVYMYFDMDEEAFVMHYMGEPDETRHIVMRNEEAVISPSWSIHSGCGTKAYTFIWGMVGENQDYNDQDFIAMGDLK, from the coding sequence TTGGAGATAAGAACAGCAACATCCCCAAAAGATGTAAAGCATTATACTACAGACAGGCTTAGAGAGGAATTTTTGATCCAGAAGCTTTTTTTGCCCGGGGAAATTAAATTTGTGTATAGCCACAATGACCGTATTATTATAGGTGGGGCAGTGCCGGAGGCACCGATTCAGTTAACAGCCGGAGAGGAACTGAAGGCAGAATATTTCCTTCAGAGAAGAGAAATGGGCGTTATTAACATTGGGGGAAAAGGCAGTATTATCATTGACGGAAAATTGTATATCGTAGAGAACAGAGAGGGTATGTATATCGGAATGGGCGCTAAGGAAATTACCTTTGCCAGCGAAGATATAAACAATCCTGCAAAGTTTTATATAAATTCAGCCCCGGCGCATAAAACCTATAAGACGGTTCTGATTAAGCCGGAAGGTGAAGAGGCAGAGGATGTAGTGATTGTGAAAGGCGCCAATAAAGTGGAATTGGGCAGCTTAGAGGAATCCAATCACAGGACCATCTGTAAATATATACTTCCGGGGCAGGTGGAAAGCTGTCAGCTGGAGATGGGTATGACAAAGCTGGAACCGGGAAGCGTCTGGAATACCATGCCGTGCCATACGCATGAAAGAAGGATGGAAGTGTATATGTACTTTGATATGGACGAAGAGGCTTTTGTGATGCATTATATGGGAGAACCAGATGAAACAAGGCACATTGTCATGAGAAATGAAGAAGCAGTCATATCCCCAAGCTGGTCTATTCATTCCGGCTGCGGAACAAAAGCATATACGTTTATCTGGGGGATGGTTGGAGAAAATCAGGATTATAATGATCAGGATTTTATTGCCATGGGCGATTTAAAGTAG
- a CDS encoding DUF7402 domain-containing protein, protein MVLTLRVLDVHNKILALEQGEDEVSLVYTKEYKEGDHIELGLSQKDAYLMLQMDDALGKAFTYVTGAVTYTIPFGEKRISYSPKVFTGNRHMITARVAKEAEIRGYKNLAFNVMDQHGETNCYPHAWANVETRGESVFAARNAIDGVTENRSHGKWPYESWGINRQEDAWMTVEFGRTVEADTVVLYTRADFPHDSWWKQVTLSFSDGSFIKWDLEKSEKPHRISFKKKQITWVKLHSLIKAEDASPFPALSQIEVYGTESR, encoded by the coding sequence ATGGTCTTAACATTAAGAGTTTTAGATGTTCATAATAAGATTTTGGCTTTAGAACAGGGTGAAGATGAAGTGTCCCTTGTATACACAAAAGAATATAAAGAAGGAGACCACATCGAACTGGGGCTCTCTCAAAAAGATGCATATCTGATGCTCCAGATGGATGATGCCCTTGGGAAAGCCTTTACTTATGTAACAGGAGCAGTTACCTATACAATACCTTTCGGTGAGAAAAGGATCAGCTATTCTCCAAAAGTATTTACAGGAAACCGTCATATGATAACTGCCAGAGTGGCTAAGGAAGCAGAAATTCGTGGGTATAAAAATCTGGCTTTTAATGTAATGGACCAACATGGAGAAACCAATTGTTATCCACATGCATGGGCCAACGTAGAGACGAGGGGAGAATCTGTATTTGCAGCAAGAAATGCCATTGATGGGGTCACAGAGAATCGCTCTCATGGGAAGTGGCCTTATGAATCCTGGGGAATTAACAGACAGGAGGATGCATGGATGACCGTTGAATTTGGAAGAACGGTAGAGGCTGATACAGTTGTACTTTATACAAGAGCAGATTTTCCCCATGACAGCTGGTGGAAACAGGTCACATTAAGTTTTTCCGATGGCTCTTTTATAAAGTGGGATTTAGAAAAAAGTGAGAAACCTCATCGTATATCCTTTAAAAAGAAACAGATTACCTGGGTGAAGTTACATAGTTTGATAAAAGCTGAGGATGCATCTCCATTTCCTGCCTTGAGCCAAATTGAGGTGTATGGGACGGAAAGCAGATAA
- the eno gene encoding phosphopyruvate hydratase, with product MDYLSIEKIIGREIIDSRGNPTVEAEVHLADGTIARGAAPSGASTGEFEALELRDGDKGRFGGKGVSKAVHNINTVINETLAGMDASDIYGIDGAMMQADGTKDKSELGANAILAVSIACAKAAAISLDIPLYRFLGGINGNRLPVPMMNILNGGAHAANTVDVQEFMIMPAGAGSFHEGLRWCTEVFHTLAALLKSKGLATSVGDEGGFAPDLASDEEAILYILEAIKKAGYEPGKDFVLAIDAASSEWKGAAKGEYLLPKSKKKFTSSELVEHWADLCSKYPIYSIEDGLDEEDWEGWQMMTEKLGGKVQLVGDDLFVTNTERLKKGIDMGCANSILIKLNQIGSVSETLEAIKMAHAAGYTSIASHRSGETEDTTIADLAVALNTGQIKTGAPSRSERVAKYNQLLRIEEELGTAAVYPGFDAFHIRRDS from the coding sequence ATGGACTATTTATCAATTGAAAAAATAATTGGACGGGAGATCATTGACTCGAGAGGAAATCCGACGGTTGAAGCGGAGGTACATCTGGCGGACGGAACAATAGCCAGAGGGGCGGCTCCAAGCGGAGCGTCTACCGGAGAGTTTGAGGCACTGGAGCTGCGCGATGGTGACAAAGGCCGTTTTGGAGGCAAGGGAGTTTCAAAGGCGGTACATAATATCAATACCGTTATAAATGAAACTCTGGCAGGCATGGATGCATCCGACATCTACGGAATTGATGGCGCGATGATGCAGGCAGATGGTACAAAGGATAAATCCGAATTAGGTGCAAATGCCATACTGGCTGTTTCCATCGCATGTGCGAAAGCGGCAGCGATTTCTCTGGATATTCCGCTTTACCGGTTCTTAGGCGGTATCAATGGAAACAGATTACCTGTTCCGATGATGAATATCCTGAATGGCGGTGCACATGCTGCAAATACAGTAGATGTTCAGGAATTTATGATCATGCCGGCCGGTGCCGGAAGTTTCCATGAAGGTTTACGTTGGTGTACGGAGGTATTCCATACACTTGCTGCCCTTCTGAAATCCAAGGGACTTGCAACCTCCGTAGGGGATGAGGGCGGATTCGCACCGGATCTTGCCAGTGATGAGGAGGCGATTCTATATATCCTTGAAGCAATAAAGAAGGCCGGATATGAACCCGGAAAAGATTTTGTACTGGCTATTGACGCAGCTTCCAGCGAATGGAAAGGAGCAGCAAAGGGAGAGTATCTGCTGCCGAAGAGCAAAAAGAAATTTACTTCTTCTGAACTGGTTGAACACTGGGCAGATCTTTGCAGCAAATATCCTATCTATTCCATCGAAGATGGCCTGGATGAAGAGGATTGGGAAGGCTGGCAGATGATGACTGAAAAGTTGGGAGGAAAAGTACAGCTTGTAGGTGATGATTTATTTGTTACCAACACAGAGCGCCTTAAAAAGGGAATTGATATGGGCTGTGCTAATTCCATACTGATTAAGCTAAATCAGATCGGATCTGTCTCCGAGACGTTGGAAGCTATCAAGATGGCACATGCGGCGGGATATACCTCTATAGCTTCCCATCGTTCCGGTGAGACCGAGGATACAACCATAGCTGATCTTGCAGTAGCACTGAATACCGGACAAATCAAGACTGGTGCGCCAAGCAGAAGTGAGCGGGTGGCTAAGTACAATCAATTACTCCGTATTGAAGAGGAATTGGGAACTGCCGCAGTTTATCCGGGATTCGATGCCTTCCATATCCGCCGCGATTCATAA